A portion of the Dehalococcoidia bacterium genome contains these proteins:
- the rimM gene encoding ribosome maturation factor RimM (Essential for efficient processing of 16S rRNA), whose amino-acid sequence MDDMGPRDVRPGFVVVGVVVRPFGIRGEVLVDILTHDLSHLSPGRTVYVGGEPRVIEGCRFHRGRAIIRLAGIEGRHQAEGLRSFYLEVPEGELAPLEEGEYYYYQLVGLEVCTTSGTKLGHVVEVMATGGDHQVLVVRGPRGEVLVPAVDEFVREVDLQRGLLVVEEVPGLLT is encoded by the coding sequence ATGGACGACATGGGGCCCCGGGATGTGCGCCCGGGCTTTGTGGTTGTTGGGGTGGTGGTGCGCCCTTTCGGCATCCGAGGTGAGGTGCTGGTGGACATCCTCACCCACGACCTTTCCCATCTCTCCCCTGGCCGGACGGTTTATGTGGGGGGCGAGCCCCGTGTCATCGAGGGGTGCCGCTTCCACCGGGGACGGGCCATCATCCGCTTGGCCGGCATAGAGGGCCGCCATCAGGCGGAGGGTCTCCGCTCCTTCTACCTGGAGGTTCCCGAGGGGGAGCTGGCCCCCCTGGAGGAGGGGGAGTATTACTACTACCAGCTGGTGGGGCTGGAGGTGTGCACCACATCTGGCACCAAGTTGGGCCATGTGGTGGAGGTCATGGCCACCGGTGGCGACCACCAGGTCCTGGTGGTGCGGGGGCCAAGAGGAGAGGTGCTGGTGCCAGCGGTGGACGAGTTCGTGCGCGAGGTGGACCTCCAAAGGGGCCTGTTGGTGGTGGAGGAGGTGCCAGGCCTCCTCACATAA
- the rho gene encoding transcription termination factor Rho, whose product MSIAELEAKTREELLEEARSLGLTGLSSLRKQELILRILQARAEREGNYFAGGILEITGEGYGFLRTSGYKPSPSDVYVSQSQIRRFGLRTGDYVMGQVRPPKETEKYYGLLRVEAINGLDPEVAKGRPVFEQLIPTFPTKFLQLEAGDPNPTTRLIDLVAPLGRGQRGLVVSPPKGGKTMLLKHIARAVLNRYDDIQVMILLIGERPEEVTDWRRSVEQDGAEVIAATFDDPEEVQTRVAELAIERAKRLVEMGKHIMVLLDGITRLTRAYNLSLPPSGRTLSGGIDPVALHPPKRLFGTARNTEEGGSLTIIATCLIDTGSRMDEVIFEEFKGTGNWELWLDRRLAEKRIFPAVDIFKSGTRREEMMLDEKTAQRLALFRRALARMAEDFAVEQPYAQDAALKVTERVLEQLRRTKSNEQLLSQIELVT is encoded by the coding sequence ATGAGCATTGCCGAGCTAGAGGCCAAGACGCGCGAAGAGCTCCTGGAGGAGGCCCGCTCCCTGGGCCTTACTGGCCTATCCTCCTTACGCAAGCAGGAGCTCATCCTCCGTATCCTGCAGGCCAGGGCCGAGCGGGAGGGCAACTACTTCGCCGGCGGCATCCTGGAGATCACCGGCGAGGGGTACGGGTTTTTGCGCACCAGCGGCTACAAGCCCAGCCCCAGCGATGTCTACGTGTCCCAGTCCCAGATCCGCCGCTTCGGCCTGCGCACCGGCGACTACGTCATGGGCCAGGTGCGGCCCCCCAAGGAGACGGAGAAGTATTACGGGCTACTGCGGGTGGAGGCCATCAACGGCCTGGACCCGGAGGTGGCCAAGGGCCGCCCAGTGTTCGAACAGCTCATCCCCACCTTCCCCACCAAGTTCCTGCAGCTGGAGGCTGGGGACCCCAACCCCACCACCCGCCTCATCGACTTGGTAGCCCCCCTGGGACGAGGGCAGCGAGGGCTGGTGGTCTCGCCCCCTAAGGGGGGAAAGACCATGCTCCTTAAGCACATCGCCCGTGCCGTCCTCAATCGCTATGACGACATCCAGGTGATGATCCTACTGATAGGGGAACGGCCGGAGGAGGTGACCGATTGGCGCCGCTCGGTGGAGCAGGACGGGGCCGAGGTCATCGCCGCCACCTTCGATGACCCCGAGGAGGTGCAGACGCGGGTGGCCGAGCTGGCCATCGAGCGGGCCAAACGGCTGGTGGAGATGGGCAAGCACATTATGGTGCTGCTGGACGGCATCACCCGTCTGACCAGGGCCTACAACCTCTCCCTACCCCCCAGCGGCCGCACCCTCTCGGGGGGTATCGACCCCGTGGCCCTTCACCCCCCCAAGCGGCTCTTCGGCACCGCCCGCAACACCGAGGAAGGAGGCTCCCTCACCATCATCGCCACTTGCCTCATCGATACCGGCTCCCGCATGGACGAGGTCATCTTCGAGGAGTTCAAGGGGACGGGCAACTGGGAGCTATGGCTGGACCGCCGCCTAGCCGAGAAGCGCATCTTCCCCGCCGTGGACATCTTCAAGAGCGGCACGCGGCGGGAGGAGATGATGCTGGACGAAAAGACGGCGCAGCGCCTGGCCCTCTTTCGCCGCGCCCTGGCTCGCATGGCCGAGGACTTCGCTGTGGAGCAGCCCTATGCTCAAGACGCTGCCCTGAAGGTCACCGAGCGCGTGTTGGAGCAGCTACGTCGCACCAAGTCCAACGAGCAGCTTCTCAGCCAGATAGAGCTGGTGACCTGA
- the hrcA gene encoding heat-inducible transcriptional repressor HrcA: protein MLTARRAAILRYVVDEYVDSGQPVASRTVAQKYRLPISPATIRNEMMRLEEEGYLHQPHTSAGRVPSDKGYRYYVEWLMREETPPEAVRQRIREEMWQAARRLEEWARVAAAALAAYVHGMALVTMPHGPPARLRWLEVVKLHDPLVLVVVVLYQARVREKVLPLGEVGQEDLSDAAHRLSYRFAGMAAHQLRRVIPYLSAQEREIMNAAASLLEEEDAAAHRPAALEGIKELLGYPEFADRRQVLAILDYLEGEGISRLLPYPLPPQGGVRVVIGSEHPEEPLRHLSMVVASYPAPGGGQGGVAVVGPTRFRYGRAVGMVRYLASLMEQITQAWWGG from the coding sequence GTGCTCACAGCTCGGCGGGCAGCCATCTTGCGGTACGTGGTGGATGAGTATGTGGACTCTGGGCAGCCGGTGGCCTCACGCACTGTGGCCCAGAAGTACCGGCTGCCCATCTCGCCGGCCACTATCCGCAACGAGATGATGCGGCTGGAGGAGGAGGGGTACCTTCATCAGCCCCACACTTCCGCTGGGCGGGTCCCCTCCGACAAGGGTTACCGGTACTACGTGGAGTGGCTGATGCGGGAGGAGACGCCGCCAGAGGCTGTTCGCCAGCGGATCCGGGAGGAGATGTGGCAAGCGGCCAGGCGGCTGGAGGAGTGGGCACGGGTGGCGGCTGCCGCCTTAGCGGCCTACGTGCACGGTATGGCCCTGGTGACCATGCCTCATGGCCCCCCTGCCCGCCTGCGCTGGCTGGAGGTGGTGAAGCTCCACGACCCCCTGGTGCTGGTGGTGGTGGTGCTCTATCAGGCCCGGGTGCGAGAGAAGGTCCTCCCCCTGGGGGAGGTGGGGCAGGAAGACCTCTCGGACGCTGCCCACCGTCTCAGCTATCGCTTCGCGGGCATGGCTGCGCACCAACTGCGGCGGGTCATCCCATATCTCTCGGCACAGGAGAGGGAGATTATGAATGCTGCTGCCTCCCTTCTGGAGGAGGAGGACGCCGCCGCCCATCGTCCAGCGGCCCTGGAGGGGATCAAGGAGCTTTTGGGCTATCCGGAGTTTGCCGACCGCCGCCAGGTGTTGGCCATCCTCGACTATCTGGAGGGGGAGGGCATAAGCCGCCTCCTCCCCTACCCCCTGCCTCCTCAGGGGGGCGTGAGGGTGGTCATCGGCAGCGAGCACCCGGAGGAGCCCCTTCGCCACCTGAGCATGGTGGTGGCCTCCTATCCCGCCCCCGGAGGGGGCCAAGGGGGGGTGGCGGTGGTGGGGCCCACCCGCTTCCGCTACGGCCGGGCCGTGGGCATGGTGCGCTACCTCGCCTCCCTTATGGAGCAGATCACCCAGGCTTGGTGGGGAGGGTAG
- a CDS encoding nucleotide exchange factor GrpE, whose product MAEDQEAVTQESLEDLKSQLDQARAEAERYLNNWRRAEADFANYKKRVEQEREEVRRFANASLIINILPVLDDLERALSSLDARLAGLTWFDGIRLIYRKLQKVLEQAGVQEIPAEGYPFDPRVHEAIHYAEGEDGKVVAVVQKGYKLHERVLRPALVIVGKAVPKPQGPDEGEGQGQG is encoded by the coding sequence ATGGCTGAGGACCAGGAGGCCGTGACCCAGGAGTCCTTGGAGGACCTCAAGTCCCAACTGGACCAGGCCCGGGCAGAGGCTGAGCGCTACCTCAACAACTGGCGTCGGGCGGAGGCCGACTTTGCCAATTACAAAAAGCGCGTAGAGCAGGAGAGGGAGGAGGTTAGGCGGTTTGCCAACGCCTCCCTCATTATCAACATCCTACCCGTGCTGGACGACTTGGAGCGGGCCCTTTCCTCCTTGGACGCCCGCCTGGCAGGCCTCACCTGGTTCGACGGCATAAGGCTCATCTACCGCAAGCTGCAGAAGGTGCTGGAGCAGGCTGGCGTCCAGGAGATCCCCGCCGAGGGCTATCCCTTTGATCCTCGCGTGCATGAGGCCATACACTATGCCGAAGGGGAGGATGGAAAGGTCGTGGCTGTGGTCCAGAAGGGATACAAGCTGCACGAGCGCGTCCTGCGTCCCGCCCTGGTCATCGTGGGCAAGGCCGTCCCGAAGCCCCAGGGCCCAGACGAGGGCGAAGGCCAGGGCCAAGGATAA
- the dnaK gene encoding molecular chaperone DnaK, with protein MGRAVGIDLGTTNSCVAVMEGGEPKVIPNAEGERITPSVVAVSNTGERLVGRPAKRQAIVNPENTIFSVKRLMGRKFDDPEVQRALKILPYKVDAAPNGDARVWMGGRSYAPPEISAMILQKLKMDAEAYLGEPVTEAVITVPAYFNDAQRQATKAAGEIAGLNVLRIINEPTAAALAYGLDKEGEKTIAVFDLGGGTFDISILEIGEGTFQVKATAGDTFLGGDDFDNRIIEWLVQEFLRETGIDLRQDRVAMQRLKEAAEKAKIELSSLQQTEINLPFIAADASGPKHLIRTLTRAKLEQMVHDLVERTLGPCRQALADAGLRPEQIDEVILVGGMTRMPLVIDTVRKFFGKEPHRGVNPDEVVAIGAAIQAGVLKGEVREVLLLDVTPLSLGIETLGGLMTVIIPRNTTIPTSKSQIFTTAADNQTSVEIHVLQGERPLARDNKSLGRFILDGIIPAPRGVPQIEVTFDIDANGILHVSARDKATGREQKMIIQPSTGLTKEEIERMKREAELYAEEDRRRREEIELRNQADNLAYTAEKTLREVGEKIPAAIRSEVEEKVQRVREALAGQDITAVRRAMDDLSYSLQRAGAAVYGAQAGVGGEGQQPPGGPESGAVEGEFREI; from the coding sequence ATGGGCAGGGCTGTAGGCATCGACTTGGGTACCACCAACTCCTGTGTGGCGGTCATGGAAGGGGGCGAGCCCAAGGTCATCCCCAACGCCGAGGGCGAGCGCATCACCCCTTCCGTGGTGGCCGTCTCCAACACCGGTGAGCGGCTGGTGGGTCGCCCCGCCAAGCGGCAGGCCATCGTTAACCCCGAGAACACCATCTTCTCCGTCAAGCGCCTCATGGGGCGTAAGTTCGACGACCCGGAGGTGCAGCGGGCCCTCAAGATCCTGCCCTACAAGGTGGACGCCGCCCCCAACGGCGATGCCCGCGTGTGGATGGGGGGCCGCTCCTACGCTCCCCCCGAGATATCGGCCATGATCCTGCAGAAGCTGAAGATGGACGCCGAGGCCTACCTGGGGGAGCCGGTCACAGAGGCGGTCATCACCGTCCCCGCCTACTTCAACGATGCCCAGCGCCAGGCCACCAAGGCGGCTGGGGAGATCGCCGGCCTCAACGTGCTGCGCATCATCAACGAGCCCACGGCGGCTGCCCTGGCCTATGGCCTGGACAAGGAGGGAGAGAAGACCATCGCCGTCTTCGACCTGGGCGGGGGCACCTTCGATATCTCCATTTTGGAGATCGGCGAGGGCACCTTCCAGGTGAAGGCCACCGCCGGCGACACCTTCCTGGGGGGCGATGACTTCGACAACCGCATCATCGAGTGGCTGGTCCAGGAGTTCTTGAGAGAGACGGGCATCGACCTGCGGCAGGACCGGGTGGCCATGCAGCGGCTCAAGGAGGCGGCGGAGAAGGCTAAGATCGAGCTCTCCTCCCTCCAGCAGACGGAGATCAACCTCCCCTTCATAGCCGCTGATGCTTCCGGGCCCAAGCACCTCATCCGTACCCTCACCAGGGCCAAGCTGGAGCAGATGGTCCACGACCTGGTGGAGCGCACCCTGGGCCCCTGCCGCCAAGCCTTGGCCGACGCTGGCCTCCGCCCTGAGCAGATCGATGAGGTCATCCTGGTGGGGGGCATGACCAGGATGCCCCTGGTCATCGATACGGTGCGCAAGTTCTTCGGCAAGGAGCCCCACCGGGGTGTCAACCCCGACGAGGTGGTGGCCATCGGCGCCGCCATCCAGGCCGGCGTCCTCAAGGGGGAGGTGCGGGAGGTCCTCCTCCTGGATGTCACCCCCCTCAGCCTGGGCATCGAGACCCTGGGGGGCCTTATGACGGTCATCATCCCCCGCAACACCACTATCCCCACCTCCAAGAGCCAGATCTTCACCACCGCTGCTGATAACCAGACCAGCGTGGAGATCCACGTGTTGCAGGGGGAGAGGCCCCTGGCCCGGGATAACAAGTCCCTGGGCCGCTTCATCCTGGACGGCATCATCCCCGCTCCCCGAGGAGTGCCCCAGATCGAGGTCACCTTCGATATCGACGCCAACGGTATCCTGCACGTCTCGGCCCGCGACAAGGCCACCGGCCGGGAGCAGAAGATGATCATCCAGCCCTCCACCGGCCTCACCAAAGAGGAGATCGAGCGGATGAAGCGGGAGGCGGAGCTATACGCTGAGGAGGACCGGCGGCGGCGGGAGGAGATCGAGCTGCGCAACCAGGCCGACAACCTGGCCTACACCGCTGAGAAGACCTTGCGCGAGGTGGGGGAGAAGATCCCCGCCGCCATCCGCTCAGAGGTGGAGGAGAAGGTGCAGCGGGTGCGCGAGGCCCTGGCTGGCCAGGACATCACCGCCGTGCGCCGGGCCATGGACGACCTCTCCTACTCGCTACAAAGGGCAGGGGCGGCTGTCTACGGCGCCCAGGCCGGCGTGGGGGGCGAGGGCCAGCAGCCTCCGGGCGGGCCTGAGAGTGGGGCAGTAGAAGGCGAGTTCCGCGAGATCTAG
- a CDS encoding prenyltransferase — MTTVARRWWRAIYAVPQVDLRRVDPVTRWLVLSRAAVVVMTATSGALGGLLAALEGQFDALRFSLAMAGLLLAHMGSNLFNDLVDYLRGTDRPGSPRARYGPHGLAHQAVSLPRFAAATALVLAGAAAAGFALVALSGVWVVAFALGGALVLLGYPFLKSVGLGEPAVLVVWGPLMVGGTYYAVAREVPAWVWVASIPYGLAVAAVLMGKHIDKLEFDRQEGNWTLPVLLGESRARRLTQALMVGSHVLTVVVAIWQGLWGMLLALAALPTLRRVLPAFDHPKPPDPPRPIPGWPLWFVNFAFFHTRQVGVYMVLGLALHWAVAAVVEAF, encoded by the coding sequence ATGACCACTGTAGCCCGACGTTGGTGGCGAGCTATCTACGCTGTTCCGCAGGTGGACCTGCGGCGTGTTGACCCTGTTACCCGCTGGCTAGTCCTCTCGCGTGCGGCGGTGGTGGTGATGACGGCCACCTCAGGAGCGTTGGGGGGCCTTCTAGCTGCCCTGGAGGGGCAGTTCGATGCCCTGCGCTTCTCTTTGGCCATGGCGGGGCTGCTGTTGGCTCATATGGGCTCCAACTTGTTCAACGATCTGGTCGATTACCTGCGGGGCACCGATCGGCCTGGTTCGCCGCGGGCCAGGTACGGGCCTCATGGGCTAGCCCACCAGGCGGTGTCTCTGCCCCGGTTTGCAGCGGCCACAGCCCTCGTCCTGGCGGGGGCGGCCGCCGCTGGGTTCGCCTTGGTGGCCCTTAGCGGGGTCTGGGTGGTGGCCTTTGCCTTGGGCGGGGCCTTGGTGCTCCTGGGCTATCCCTTCCTAAAGTCTGTGGGATTAGGAGAGCCCGCGGTGCTGGTGGTGTGGGGCCCCCTAATGGTGGGAGGAACCTATTACGCCGTAGCCAGAGAGGTACCTGCATGGGTATGGGTGGCCTCCATCCCCTATGGCCTGGCGGTGGCTGCCGTCCTCATGGGTAAGCACATCGACAAGCTGGAGTTCGACCGTCAGGAGGGGAACTGGACCCTGCCCGTCCTGTTGGGTGAGTCTCGGGCACGGCGGCTGACGCAGGCCCTGATGGTGGGCTCCCATGTGCTGACGGTGGTGGTGGCCATCTGGCAGGGGTTGTGGGGAATGCTCCTGGCCCTTGCGGCCCTTCCCACCCTGCGACGGGTCCTGCCCGCCTTCGACCATCCCAAGCCTCCAGACCCGCCCCGCCCCATCCCAGGGTGGCCTCTTTGGTTCGTCAATTTCGCCTTCTTCCACACCCGTCAGGTGGGGGTGTATATGGTGCTGGGGTTGGCCCTCCACTGGGCGGTGGCTGCTGTGGTGGAGGCCTTCTAG
- a CDS encoding VWA domain-containing protein — protein MSLIAHLLLFARTLRQAGALVTTQQVTTLVEALLCLPSLDRENLRHAARCTLVCRQQDLALFDQLFDRFFRAEQGGLPPDEPQAWRLPRPWFSWVGDMHTLLPSTDGEEGRREVVSRLFSYSPLEVMRRRRWEGCTPEEGQVLRQLLMALRHSLSMRRTYRLRRSRRRRHPDLRRTLRQSLRHGGELVGLAWRERARRPRPLVVLADISGSMEIYTRTVLLFIYALAQTWPKPVEAFLFGSRLTRITTCLRLPSPDLALEQVARWVTDWAGGTRIGACLRQFHRLWGRRVLGRGAVVIVISDGWDQGEPELLAQEMERLQKRCHRLIWLNPLLGVPGYQPLTRGMQAALPFVDDFLPGHDMASLQAVARHLCRLPSRRPHRSPGASAGRVAASL, from the coding sequence GTGAGCCTCATTGCCCATCTGCTCCTCTTCGCCAGGACGCTCAGGCAGGCAGGGGCTTTGGTCACCACCCAGCAGGTGACGACCTTGGTAGAGGCCCTCCTCTGCTTGCCGTCCCTGGATAGGGAGAACCTACGCCACGCCGCCCGCTGCACCCTGGTGTGCCGCCAGCAGGACCTGGCCCTCTTCGACCAACTCTTCGACCGCTTCTTCAGGGCTGAGCAGGGAGGCCTGCCTCCAGATGAGCCTCAGGCCTGGCGTCTGCCCCGGCCGTGGTTTTCTTGGGTCGGGGATATGCACACCCTGCTCCCCTCCACTGATGGCGAGGAGGGGAGGAGAGAAGTCGTCTCGCGCCTCTTCTCCTACAGTCCCCTGGAGGTGATGAGGCGAAGGCGTTGGGAGGGGTGCACACCTGAGGAGGGGCAGGTCTTGAGGCAGCTACTCATGGCCCTGCGCCACTCCCTCTCCATGCGCCGTACGTACCGCCTCCGGCGGTCACGGAGGCGGCGCCATCCGGACCTGCGCCGAACGCTACGCCAAAGCCTACGGCACGGCGGAGAGCTGGTGGGCTTGGCCTGGCGAGAGCGGGCTCGCCGCCCCCGGCCCCTGGTGGTGCTAGCAGATATCTCAGGCTCCATGGAGATATACACTCGCACCGTTCTCCTGTTCATCTATGCCTTGGCCCAGACATGGCCAAAGCCGGTGGAGGCCTTCTTATTTGGGAGCCGGCTGACGCGCATCACCACCTGTCTGCGCCTCCCCTCGCCGGACCTGGCCCTGGAGCAGGTAGCACGATGGGTCACCGATTGGGCCGGGGGGACGCGCATCGGGGCCTGTCTACGTCAGTTCCACCGCCTATGGGGCAGGCGTGTCTTAGGGAGGGGAGCGGTGGTGATCGTCATCAGCGATGGCTGGGACCAGGGGGAGCCAGAGCTGCTAGCCCAGGAGATGGAGCGGCTGCAGAAGCGGTGTCACCGCCTTATCTGGCTCAACCCTCTGTTGGGGGTGCCAGGGTATCAACCCCTTACTAGGGGGATGCAGGCCGCCCTTCCCTTTGTGGATGACTTCCTACCTGGCCACGACATGGCAAGTCTTCAGGCCGTGGCCCGACACCTCTGTCGTCTCCCTAGCCGTCGGCCCCATCGCAGCCCTGGCGCCAGCGCTGGCCGAGTGGCGGCATCTTTGTAG
- a CDS encoding MoxR family ATPase has translation MVEREFLSPQQAAEALERVSYIAEPGLAVAIFLALRLQRPLFLEGQPGVGKTEVALALSRALEAPLIRLQCYEGLDLQSAVYEWDYTRQLLEIRLMEAAGEREKERLRRHIFSPEFLLRRPLLQALESKDGRAPVLLIDELDRADEEFEAFLLEFLSDWQVTVPELGTLRAQTPPVVVITSNRTREVHDALKRRCLYYWIDYPSFEKELAIVRARLPHAPEELRRQVVAFAQEVRSLDLYKAPGVAETLDWAAALLALERHRLDESTVEETLGALVKYHDDLKRVREELARGLLAKALARPEAGKSDP, from the coding sequence ATGGTGGAGAGGGAGTTCCTTTCGCCCCAGCAGGCTGCCGAGGCCCTGGAGAGGGTGAGCTACATCGCCGAGCCGGGGCTTGCGGTGGCCATCTTCCTGGCCCTGCGCCTGCAGCGCCCCCTGTTCTTGGAGGGCCAGCCCGGGGTAGGGAAGACGGAGGTAGCCCTGGCCCTCTCCCGCGCCTTGGAGGCGCCACTTATACGCCTTCAGTGCTATGAGGGGTTGGACCTGCAGAGCGCTGTCTACGAATGGGACTACACCCGTCAGCTACTGGAGATAAGGCTTATGGAGGCCGCGGGGGAGAGGGAGAAGGAACGTCTGCGCCGTCACATCTTCAGCCCGGAGTTCCTCTTACGCCGTCCCCTCCTACAGGCCTTGGAGTCCAAGGATGGCCGCGCCCCCGTCCTCCTCATCGATGAGCTGGACCGGGCGGACGAGGAGTTCGAGGCCTTCCTCCTGGAGTTCTTGAGCGACTGGCAGGTGACGGTGCCCGAACTGGGCACCCTGCGCGCCCAGACTCCGCCAGTGGTGGTCATCACCTCTAACCGCACAAGGGAGGTCCACGATGCCCTCAAGCGGCGCTGCCTTTACTACTGGATCGATTACCCATCGTTCGAGAAGGAGCTGGCCATCGTGCGGGCCCGCCTCCCTCACGCTCCGGAGGAGCTGAGGCGGCAGGTGGTGGCCTTTGCTCAGGAGGTGCGCTCCTTGGACCTTTACAAGGCGCCTGGGGTGGCCGAGACGTTGGACTGGGCTGCCGCCCTCCTGGCCCTGGAGCGCCACCGCCTGGACGAGAGCACAGTGGAAGAGACCCTGGGCGCCCTGGTCAAGTACCATGACGACCTGAAGCGGGTCAGGGAGGAGCTGGCACGAGGGCTCTTGGCCAAGGCCCTGGCCCGCCCGGAGGCAGGGAAGAGCGATCCGTGA
- a CDS encoding xanthine dehydrogenase family protein subunit M produces MYPASFRYYRPATLQEALSILQQEPEARPLAGGQSLIPAMKLRLMAPAALVDLGRLQDLRGMSREGGWWRIGAMTTHREIEFSGPPLLAEVAHVIADPAVRNRGTIGGSLAHADPAADYPAAILALEATIRAVGANGERTIPAHEFFQGMFTTSLMPGELITGIEVRELGPGWGWAYEKFPHPASGYAVVGVAAVVQVEGGVARQVLVGITGAADAPFRATAVEEALQGKVVTSQTVTAAVEGAFSPDRMGEDPFASARYRAHLCAVLARRAILRAWERASR; encoded by the coding sequence ATGTATCCCGCCAGTTTCCGTTACTACCGTCCCGCCACCTTACAGGAGGCCCTCTCCATCCTCCAGCAGGAGCCCGAGGCCCGCCCGTTAGCTGGCGGCCAATCGCTGATACCGGCCATGAAGCTGCGCCTGATGGCTCCCGCCGCCCTGGTGGACCTGGGCCGCCTTCAAGACCTCAGGGGGATGAGCCGTGAGGGCGGATGGTGGCGCATAGGCGCCATGACCACCCACCGCGAGATAGAGTTCTCAGGGCCTCCCCTCCTGGCGGAGGTGGCGCACGTCATCGCCGACCCAGCGGTGCGCAATCGGGGTACCATTGGCGGGTCTCTGGCCCACGCCGACCCAGCAGCTGATTATCCGGCAGCCATCCTGGCCCTGGAGGCGACCATCCGCGCCGTAGGCGCTAACGGCGAGAGGACCATCCCCGCTCATGAGTTCTTCCAGGGCATGTTCACCACCTCCCTGATGCCAGGGGAGCTCATCACTGGCATCGAGGTGCGGGAGCTGGGCCCGGGGTGGGGCTGGGCCTATGAGAAGTTCCCCCACCCCGCCTCCGGCTATGCCGTGGTGGGGGTGGCAGCGGTGGTACAGGTCGAGGGCGGGGTGGCCCGCCAGGTGCTGGTAGGGATCACGGGGGCCGCCGATGCCCCCTTCCGGGCCACGGCCGTGGAAGAGGCCCTGCAAGGCAAGGTGGTGACGTCGCAGACGGTGACCGCCGCTGTGGAGGGGGCCTTCAGCCCCGACCGCATGGGGGAGGACCCCTTCGCTTCCGCCCGCTACCGCGCCCATCTATGCGCGGTGCTGGCCCGCCGTGCCATCCTTAGGGCATGGGAGCGCGCCAGCCGCTGA